Genomic window (Capsicum annuum cultivar UCD-10X-F1 chromosome 10, UCD10Xv1.1, whole genome shotgun sequence):
GAGTTGAGAGATATTTGGGAGAGAGAAAGAGGACAGATGTTAGAGAGAGGACGGATACGAGTTGTTCTCAGACGTATTCCATGAATATAGTTTGCATGCATACaaaaaacaaataactaaaaaaaagcACCATTCATTCGCTCTAATTCCACTTGTATTCATTCGCTCTTATACCACTTACATTCATTTTCGCTTATACCGAGCTCCCAACAGCAACTAGCAACACTCTTTCTACTGGCCGGCGTGGCACTACTGGATGCTTCTGATCAATAGAACACGAAGAGGAGGAGTAGGAGTGTCTAATTTCACTTACATTCACAAGTGCATTTCGGCTATAACAACCATTAGAGTGATACAATTTATACAAAAATCTTCTTCttttctatgttttcattctctgtatcgaaaacaacctctctccttcttgaggtagtggtatggactactgcttacactttaccctccccagaccccactttgtgggaatacacaaGGTATGGTTGCTGTTGTCTTAAGTACATCTCTTCTTATTATAACCAAGAGTATCTTCTTGTGCATTGTGTTTCAAACAAAAGTAGCAGTATCAGCATGTGCGCTCAAGTTTAAGAAAAAGAGCACATTCATTATTTTGTCATGGACACTTCTTACTAAGAGTCTCCATTAATTTTCATTTAGATAGCCTAATGTAGTTTCACTAAGGTTGCTCTCCCTGGAGTGTATGCGCACTCGCGTGAGAGAGAGACCGTGTGTGTGTGTGAAAGACGGGTTGGCGGAAAAAGAAGGAAACTCACTTGGAAACTCATTCAATTTATGATTATTATCTGCTGATCCCGCTGCTTTCAGATGTAGTAAGATGATGCAGGGGGAAAGAGCGATAATTTTACAGAATGTGTCCATGAAATAGTAAAAAAGTAACTTGAATCAATCATTCATCGGCGAGAACTACATTAccaatttcaaaaattcaatcaTCAGCTAGAGCATACGCTGCACCAGTCCTGATTGACTGCATTCCCTAAGCACTTTTCTGCGCTGAGTGCTGGTTCAGCTTATGAAGTGCCCATACTGAAGATAATCAGACACGAAACAAAATGTCACCATAAGTGTATATGATGGGAAAACATATACACCTGTGGTTACACCATTGCTTTCACCGAGCACTACGGTTAAGCAAACCTTGGAATGACAGATAAAGATCTTTGTTTTCCATCCCGAAAATCTCTTCTGCTTTTCTCAATGTTTCCTGAATTTATAATGGAGGAAAAGGAATAGGGAAAAGCGTTCAGTTACTGAGGATGAATAGGAGGATTTCATAGGATGCTAATGAAACTAAAACACTAATTACCTCACGAGATTGCTTTTGTGCATTTAATTCCTTTATGTTCGTCAGAAATGCACTGAACTGCTCATAGGATAGACGACTCCTGCATAAACAATAAGCAGATACTGTCAGGTGAGAGATCCTtccttactaaaaaaaaaaaaattaaacagaagGAAATAAGTTCAGCTATCCACCTAGCTTGTCGGAAGAACTCCTTCCCATCAATGCGAGTTTGACCTAGTAAAGGAAAACAGATTAGAAGATCATACATAAACCAGTCAGAAAGATGAGTTTTTAAAAGTGATCTCAAGAGCAATGCCTTTGTAAATGTGCAATAAATTATATATGACTGTTCAACCATAAGTACAATACAGCAGAGAGAAGTAATATTCTTTTCTTGAACAAGGTAAGTTTTGCAGATAGAAATAATATTTGCACAGCTCACAAAAAGAAAATTGAGGTCAGTTCTTAGGAACCTGGCAAAGGGCGCCCCTTAGGAGGAGAGTTAGCTGCTGATGACTGTTGACTTGATGGGAAAAAAGATGACATTGAACCTCGTCCGTCATACTGACGGCTTGTTGGAGAGTTGGCACCGGATATCCTCTGAGGAGATTCAGCAACAGAATATCTTCTAGGAGATACACTAGTGGAAACTATTTTGGGAGTTCCAGTTGGAGTAAGACGGGGTGTTATGTAATTAGGTGTCATGGAAAATCTTTGCAAAGCACGCTTTGAGGCTGAATCCAAGAAAATGGAACAAAGTTTACATTTTTTTGCTACGTTGTGATAATATAAGAAGCAGAAAACGTAATGTGCAAATACCATCATCATTAATTACTGTGCTGTCCGTAGAACCACTGAAAGAATGGTGTACTCCATAGCTGTTCACCTCCTCTGCAGGATATAATTATCAGAACCAAATTTAGAACGTCAGAGATAGAACTCCATATCTTGAAGCAGCCAAAAGTGTGGCATAAAATCTTGAACATGACCAGATAAACACATCAGAGGAAATACATATAAATTGAAGCCAAGACTTACCCTTTACAGAATAGGCTTTATGGGTAGATTGGTCGTAAGTGCCAATATCAACAGTTTCAGCTTGCTGAAGATGCAGAAATGAGATTAGCAGTTCAGTCTGGCAGAAGTGCaggatagaaaaagaaaatggccTTGCTCTACTGATACAAGAAATCAGAAATTTGACCAACGCAAATATTAGAAATCCAACATTATTACCAAAAGATTCTTTTAGGAAGTTTAAATAGGTGTTTGAacatgaatatgatgatattagAAAAAAAGCAGTAGTTGAAGTTAAGTTGCAAGAGGGTATTtggaagttggagttgtgtttggacATGCATTTGAAAAAATGTTGAGGTTTTGTGCGGGAAAAAGATTTATTACCACTTATACAAACTTGAAAGACTCAACTTCAAGTTGCAGCGAAATATTGGCAACAATGTACGACCAAACAGTTTTAGGGAAAAAATTGAATGTCCAATGGGCCCTAAGTTACTCTCTTCACATTTTTCCCAAAATGAAATGCGAAGAGATTAAGATTTTGAAATCTTACCGATGAATTATCATCACTAAGAGACTGCACCAATTGCCTTTTAAAAGTCTCCAACTGTCAACATAAAGAAAGCATGTTTATGCCACCACAATGAAAGTAAGCAATCAACGATATAGCAGAGGCAGAAGCTCTATCATCAGATGCGGCTCCCAATGAAGTAGTAAGTAAATTGAAAAGAAAGACTGCTTTTACATCACAAAATAGAGATATTGAAGCTGACACAGGTAATTAACAAGAACTAAAACAACAATAACGCCAGTGTTAATGGGAAGGCCTATCAGCTCATACAACAAGCTATGGATCTGGCTGCTTTGAGAAAGACCATAACATTACCTGAATCACTTATCTCTAACGTGGAAAATACTCATTATATAAGCCAATTTAGGCCCATTTCTGAGTCTAATGTGATTGATGATTTATAGAATAATGACCAAAGACGTGGCTAAAAGTTAATTCGTCCTGTGACAAACTGTTCAAACCCTTCTAATGTAGTGCTGTATGTAGTGTTGTACATAGCAGTGGTACtattgatagttttttttttttttttgctcttttttgcTCCAATAGTCTATTC
Coding sequences:
- the LOC107845862 gene encoding uncharacterized protein At4g15545; protein product: MSLNSCSDSCRSSGPDFHLSDEILAVIPTDPYDQLDVARKITSMAIASRVNKLEMEMERLCEKVNEKDRVIVELQDKVSQLEKACHEAELRLKFTCEDNMKLTKERDSLAMTVKKMSRDLAKLETFKRQLVQSLSDDNSSQAETVDIGTYDQSTHKAYSVKEEVNSYGVHHSFSGSTDSTVINDDASKRALQRFSMTPNYITPRLTPTGTPKIVSTSVSPRRYSVAESPQRISGANSPTSRQYDGRGSMSSFFPSSQQSSAANSPPKGRPLPGQTRIDGKEFFRQARSRLSYEQFSAFLTNIKELNAQKQSREETLRKAEEIFGMENKDLYLSFQGLLNRSAR